A window of the Lactobacillus gasseri ATCC 33323 = JCM 1131 genome harbors these coding sequences:
- a CDS encoding mucin-binding protein, whose translation MSVVVKYIDLDNNSAELASSETLNGKVGERVNYHTAEEVQKLIAAGYVLVNNPFDLNNEVHFFNETSQEYKLTFKHAQEEVTAKNLKYDCQLGDVQLKGKQVVHYTGLEKNIADNIVEVTFNRKIIYDKVTKQKVSLSAWQPEKYYLPLIATPAVLDYTPDKTVIGGEAVTVQKPKHEYVVTYLPNKKNARRQKAEIKFIDVDNNNQELASSGELKGKPGKEISYSTTETLKELSDKGYEVINNDFDSKDQKPVFGNSRDYIQTFIIALRHKKQAVNSDHPSSEIDHRLYEKEVHRKITFSGLSGQKLDDIVQTAVLKRSLTMDMVTKKIIQGEYTSQWQSTETYPSVAVPVVAGYHTKTKEVVACPVVEEDLSEDIKYYANGYLIPVDANHNKLSEIDKKQLITNSINPTKAIFPKLELENIVLKPIKGVEIKDPGRDYEVPYLLVHKYIAVDEKHPREEVSPAYYRRIVTARVHYQGAGDQTPADAEQIVTWTRTVTYDEVSREVIDNGMYTTEWLADKDIFEATPTPVIKGFCADIGLIGEHPVTETDLMATVTYMPVGRMIPVDEHGNEIKNAMRSPYINDPYDPVRVLFTEEVPEVQGYALVNNTISVNDPFSDTKVTYTLKPRYIPVNSEHPYRPIKPTMYSVPVKETVKYQGADEQTPIARLQAARWTRTLTVDENTSELIDNGKYTTAWKVDKNRYAAVKTPIIDGYHADKNIIEAKEVKKADLDFTVIYKANGRIVPVDAKGNLLASVDQPSYVTDPEDATKVLPKQGVPRIMNYVPEQEVITVGDASEDTLVRYYTFNEWGELKAKKAAEQKQKDLKTKKPIENKDEQEKMEKVEERQLKSAEEEKKSEKKDTGFKSMFSWLK comes from the coding sequence ATGTCAGTTGTTGTGAAATATATAGATTTAGATAATAATTCAGCTGAGCTGGCAAGTTCAGAAACGTTAAATGGAAAAGTGGGAGAAAGAGTTAACTATCATACAGCCGAAGAAGTCCAAAAGCTAATAGCTGCTGGTTATGTATTAGTTAATAATCCGTTTGATCTGAATAATGAAGTACATTTTTTTAATGAAACTTCTCAAGAATACAAGCTCACTTTTAAACATGCTCAAGAAGAAGTGACTGCTAAGAATTTAAAATACGATTGTCAATTAGGGGATGTGCAACTTAAAGGAAAGCAAGTAGTCCATTATACGGGTCTTGAAAAAAATATTGCTGACAATATAGTTGAGGTTACTTTTAATAGAAAAATTATCTACGACAAAGTTACTAAGCAGAAAGTGTCACTAAGCGCCTGGCAGCCAGAAAAGTATTATTTGCCGTTAATTGCTACACCTGCTGTTTTAGATTATACGCCTGATAAAACGGTAATTGGCGGAGAAGCTGTTACAGTTCAAAAGCCTAAGCATGAGTACGTCGTTACTTATTTGCCTAATAAGAAAAATGCTAGAAGGCAGAAAGCTGAAATCAAGTTTATTGATGTTGATAACAATAATCAAGAATTAGCTAGCTCTGGCGAATTAAAAGGTAAGCCCGGCAAAGAAATTTCTTACAGTACGACAGAAACTTTAAAAGAACTGTCAGATAAAGGATATGAAGTCATTAATAATGACTTTGATTCTAAGGACCAAAAGCCTGTCTTTGGAAATAGCAGAGATTACATTCAAACCTTTATTATTGCCTTAAGACATAAAAAACAAGCCGTTAATTCTGATCATCCTTCTTCAGAAATTGATCATCGTCTTTATGAAAAAGAAGTACATCGAAAAATTACTTTTTCAGGTTTAAGCGGTCAAAAATTAGATGATATAGTTCAGACTGCTGTCTTAAAACGTAGTCTAACAATGGACATGGTTACTAAAAAGATTATTCAAGGTGAATACACTAGTCAGTGGCAAAGCACAGAAACATATCCTTCAGTAGCCGTTCCTGTTGTTGCAGGATACCATACTAAAACTAAAGAAGTAGTAGCTTGTCCCGTAGTAGAAGAAGACTTAAGCGAAGACATTAAGTACTATGCAAATGGTTATTTGATTCCAGTTGATGCAAATCATAATAAGCTTTCTGAAATAGATAAAAAGCAATTAATCACTAATTCTATTAATCCAACGAAGGCAATTTTCCCTAAATTAGAGCTTGAAAATATTGTCTTAAAGCCAATTAAAGGAGTAGAAATTAAAGATCCGGGACGAGACTATGAAGTTCCATACTTATTAGTTCATAAATATATTGCCGTTGATGAAAAGCATCCTAGAGAGGAAGTAAGTCCAGCATATTATAGGAGAATTGTTACAGCTCGCGTTCATTATCAAGGCGCTGGCGACCAAACTCCTGCTGACGCAGAACAGATAGTTACCTGGACAAGAACAGTAACTTATGACGAAGTAAGTAGAGAAGTTATTGATAATGGAATGTACACGACAGAGTGGCTAGCTGATAAAGATATCTTTGAGGCAACACCTACGCCGGTTATTAAGGGATTTTGCGCTGATATTGGCTTAATTGGCGAACATCCAGTTACAGAAACAGACTTAATGGCGACAGTTACTTATATGCCAGTTGGAAGAATGATCCCAGTTGATGAACATGGAAATGAAATAAAAAATGCGATGCGTTCGCCATACATTAATGACCCATATGATCCAGTGCGGGTACTTTTTACCGAAGAAGTTCCAGAAGTACAAGGATATGCTCTGGTTAATAATACAATTTCAGTTAATGATCCATTTTCTGATACCAAGGTAACTTATACTTTGAAGCCTCGCTATATTCCAGTGAATAGTGAACACCCATATCGCCCGATCAAGCCAACGATGTATAGCGTGCCAGTTAAGGAAACAGTTAAATATCAGGGAGCTGATGAGCAAACGCCAATAGCTCGTTTGCAAGCAGCTCGATGGACTAGAACATTAACAGTCGATGAAAATACTAGTGAATTAATAGACAATGGTAAATATACAACAGCTTGGAAAGTTGATAAAAATCGCTATGCTGCAGTAAAAACACCGATAATTGATGGCTATCATGCTGATAAGAATATTATTGAAGCAAAAGAAGTTAAAAAAGCTGATCTTGATTTTACTGTAATATATAAAGCCAATGGACGTATAGTACCAGTTGATGCAAAAGGCAATTTGTTAGCTAGTGTTGATCAACCATCGTATGTAACTGATCCAGAAGATGCAACAAAGGTTTTACCAAAGCAGGGTGTACCTAGAATAATGAATTATGTGCCAGAACAAGAAGTGATTACGGTAGGGGATGCTAGTGAAGATACACTAGTTAGATATTACACATTTAACGAATGGGGTGAATTAAAAGCTAAGAAAGCGGCTGAGCAGAAACAGAAAGATTTAAAAACAAAGAAACCGATTGAAAATAAAGATGAGCAAGAAAAGATGGAAAAAGTAGAGGAAAGGCAATTAAAATCAGCTGAAGAAGAGAAGAAATCTGAGAAAAAAGATACTGGTTTTAAATCCATGTTTTCTTGGCTTAAGTAG